The Anabas testudineus chromosome 3, fAnaTes1.2, whole genome shotgun sequence sequence ATGatgcaataataaaatgaaaatcaatgtcaaaaacagttttttttaaagatctaaaatgttgtttcagtccagtttcatttatttattttaaaagacgtaaaaacagaacagagggcCTTATGTGCTGGATCTTGCAATAACTGCAgtgtattacatttttaaataaagcaataaaagtATGGTAGAAAACTGAAGGACATACTGTAAGCACAATCAAGGATGCATCTCCTCAACCCACACACCATTCAACTTCTAATACTAAATAGTCTACAAAgttgtattataatttgttcACAGTTTAAACCGTAGCATAGATGTTTCTCTAAGGaaaatgtcttcattaaaatataatatatagaatGGGCAAAGGTAATATTGAACCATTGAATTTTTGTAGACTTTGTTCACAAGCTGGCTCTTCTTATACAAACACAAGGCACCAAAGGAATTTGAACTTTTTAGATAGTGGGGTTTTCCACTGAGcaacatatttttataaaataagatCAGCTTGTTTCTATGTGATCCTAATTCACATAACTATCAAAGTTGTTGAAGTAAAGCCAGTCAAAGGCTGTTGGGCCCCGTAAAAATGAGACAGATACCTCCAACAATTTCAATACAGCTGCAATGGCATTAACAGCAATGATTATGTTTGTAGCAAATTTTTCTAAAggtcacacaacacacaacagcatAACCAAAAAACTAGCCTAATTGTAGAAATATAAACAAGTATATTTTGCCTATGAATGTATAAGTCTGTATATGTTCATCAGACGCAGACATTTTTCATGGCATTGAACAAGAAAATCTCTTTCACCTTGTTGTTTACAGAGAGACTGCTGTGGTCCATGCCCTTGGTGGTACAAGCAATTgcacaaatagaaaatgtcCACCACATGTTTACCTGATGACGCACCTGGTTTTTCCATAATTTAGAAATCCTACCACCCAGCCTGTTTCACAACAGGATATAAAAGGACTTCTCAGTGACAAGCTATTCTATGATCTACAACTACTTACTAAACTCTGCAGGAACCGCAAAGTAAGTCATTTCTATTGAGCGATTGAACCCACAgaatataaatgtatgaatctaatttagcattttttattgactatctctgtgttttttttttccttttagacATCTGTAACCATGAAGTTGATTCTAGCAGGAATTGTTCTCATTCTCATTGTCGAAACTAGTGCTCAATGGTACAAGTTTCCAGTTGAAGCTGCTCAAGGTTAGGTCATGTCCTTTTCTAATGTCTGTAAAAGAAGAATGTGTACTGGATGTCTTTTGCTGAATTCTCTcaataattgaattaaatccTTTTTTCTGATCAGGAGCTTATGACATGGGGCGAGCATACATAGACATGAGGAGGTCCAACTGGAGGGACTCAGACAAATACTTCCATGCCAGAGGAAACTATGATGCTGCCCAGAGGGGAGCAGGAGGCAGATGGGCAGCTGAGGTTATTAGGTGAGGAGCACAGAGTTTCACTTTTATCCAACAAGAAGTTCTTCTTCGTCTTTGTTCACTATCCTCTATCacaatttacttttaaattttttCCCTATCCAGTGACACCAGAGAGTGGGTGCAGGAAAAAATGGGTCATGGTCATGAGGACGCTGAGGCTGATCAATATGCAAACCAGTGGGGGCGAGAGGGACGAGATCCGAACCATTTTAGACCTGCAGGACTTCCTGATAAATACTGAAGAAAAAAGTCattgattatttaaataaataaattaaatctaagTCTTATTCATTCAAATTAGAATAGAATAATTTCAATGAATGGATTGAAACAGCATTACAACAGACATTGTTTTGACATCCAGTCTGACCCTGTTGTAATTCTTGTTATGTTTGTCACTAGCAGACACCTTTGATCCCCTGCCTTTTACTCACCAGCCATCATCATTACATATCAGAACCAGTTTCTGACCCAgactaacaaaataaaaacagaacaaaataaatataaaacatcaaGATCCCTGTGGAATGCCATGAGATTAGTATGcaattattaataattgtagtacttctaataataatagtaaGACTGTAAGTCTTACTATTATTACTCACTGCTACAGCATATTTAATAGGGAACTTGGATTCAATATGTCAACTTTCAGTCCTGTCACCTGTGGCAGGTTTTGATGGTTCATTTATGTGTAATGTCTAGATAAGGCCACTCAGTGGCAGTGCTGGACTCCATCTGACATCTCAAACTGAAcacttcaaataaaatgtttaactgtttaatttgattttaatgtaACAATTTGATTTCAGCATGGATAACATAATAAACCCAAACTCCTGATCCTGTCATTCACTGTGGTTGATACAGTTTGCAAAAGAGGTAATAAACACGACTacaactaacaaacaaaacaaaacaaaacaaacagggaaTCTGCCTTAAACAGTGTCACTGTTACGCTGGATTGACGGATGGAGTAGGAACAATAAATCCTAAAAGTTTTGATTTGTTAAAGCTGAAAAGAATTGTGAATAATATGAAATTAAAGTTACCTTGGTAATATTAGGGATAAATGGAGAAATGCGACCAGTCAAGCATGGAAAACAgaagtgagaaaatgtgtgctgtaaacTGACCCATCTTACAACTTTGCTGCTGATATAATGACAATTTCAGATTCCCGAAAGACCCAGCACATTCACATGTTTCGTCAGTTTTATCGGTGGAGCTATGCtaggaataaaataaagtcaacAAAGTCAGCCTGACAAGAGGTATGATACAGGTAAATACAGTGATGTCACTGAAGCACCACCAATGTTTCCAATTGAGTAGCTTATTGCATGAAAACACCTGTGGGGATGGAGCATGGCAAAAAAAATATACCCCTCACTGAATCAAATTTAAAGCCAAGATGGTAGCAGAATGTGACAAatcaaactttacttttttttgtgaTCAACCATTTTCTTCTGGTGCAACatgaaaattagtttgtagggTCACTTCCGGCGGCCATCTTCGCTTGGTGTTAGCGCTAATGTTGCTAACAGGATCATTGTTCGATAATTAACATTTTCGTCTTATTAGGATATCCAGAAATGACCTTACTAAAGCGGTGAGTGTTTGTCTACAGAGTTTTATAATTTGTAGTGAATTGATAAGATTTTGTGCCTCTTGTTGTTAGCTAAACCtaacagtgtgtgcatgtttgagtGACATGCCaggtaacgttagctagctcGTTAGCACCCAGCTGTGTTTAAGAACAAAGTATTGTCATGAATATGTCTCTGAAATCTT is a genomic window containing:
- the saa gene encoding serum amyloid A, which codes for MKLILAGIVLILIVETSAQWYKFPVEAAQGAYDMGRAYIDMRRSNWRDSDKYFHARGNYDAAQRGAGGRWAAEVISDTREWVQEKMGHGHEDAEADQYANQWGREGRDPNHFRPAGLPDKY